Within Stella humosa, the genomic segment GGCCGAGACGACGACGGTCGGCCGGGCATCGTCGAGCCGGGTCGCCAGCTCGGCCGCCGCGAAGCCGCCGAACACCACCGAATGGATGGCGCCGAGGCGCGCGCAGGCGAGCATGGCGATCGCCGCCTCGGGTACCATCGGCATATAGATGACGACGCGGTCGCCCTGCACGACGCCCAGGGCCACCAGCGCACCGGCGAAGAGCGCCACCTGGTCGCGCAACTCACGATAGGTGAACCGCTGCACCACGCCCGTGACCGGGCTGTCATAGATGAGGGCCGCTTGGTCGGCGCGGCCGCCCTCGACATGGCGGTCGAGGGCGTTCCAGCAGGTGTTGAGGATGCCGTCGGCGAACCAGCGGCCGGTGCCGTCGGCCTGGCGCTCCAGGATGCGGGTGGGTGCCCGGACCCAGTCGATGGCGCGCGCGGCCTCGCCCCAGAATGCCTCCGGGTCGTTCAGGGCGCGCTGGTGGGCCTCCTGGTAGCGGCTGGTCATGGCCGGCCCTTCTCGTCTAAATGGCTGGGGATAGTGGATCAGCCCGCCCGGCCTGCCAAGGTGCCGAGGCAGCACCCGGTGGCCAGGGCCAAGTGGCTGGAGGACGCGACCGCAGATGACCGACAGCCCCTACGACCAGCATCTCGGCCGCAACCCGGCCAACCACGTGCCGCTGACCCCGCTCGGCTTCCTCGAGCGTACCGCCCAGGTCTATCCCGACCGGATCGCCGTCATCCATGGCCGCCAGCGCCGGACCTGGGCCGAGACCCATGCGCGCTGCCGCCGCCTCGCCAGCGCGCTCGCCCGGCGCGGCATCGGCCGGGGCGACACGGTGGCCGTGATGGCCCCCAACGTGACGGCCCTGTTCGAGGCGCATTTCGGCGTGCCCATGGCGGGCGCCGTGCTGAATGCCCTCAACGTCCGCCTCGATGCCGAGACGATTGCCTTCATCCTCGACCATGGCGAGGCGAAGGTGCTGCTGACCGACCGGGAGTTCGCGCCCACGGTCGCCAAAGCGCTGGCCATGGTCGCCCACCGCCCGGTCGTCATCGACATCGACGATCCCGATGGCCCCGGCGGCGAGACGCTGGGCGAGACCGACTATGAATCCCTGCTGACCGAGGGCGATCCGGACTTCGCCTGGCAGCCGCCCGACGACGAGTGGGAAGCGATCGCGCTCAACTACACCTCCGGCACCACCGGCAACCCCAAGGGGGTCGTCTACCACCACCGCGGCGCCTACCTGAACGCGATGGGCAATGTCCTGGTCTGGGGCATGCCGCGCCACGCCACCTATCTGTGGACGCTGCCGATGTTCCACTGCAACGGCTGGTGCTTTCCCTGGACGGTGACGGCGCTGGCGGGGACCCACGTCTGCCTGCGCCGGGTGGAGGCGAAGGCCATCTTCGCGGCCATCGCCGACCATGGCGTGACCCATCTCTGCGGCGCGCCGATCGTCATGAACATGCTGATCCACGCCGCCCCGGCCGATCGCCGGGCGCTGCCCGGCACGGTCGAACTGATGACCGCGGCCGCACCGCCACCCGCCGCCGTGATCGAGGCGATGGAGCGCCAGGGCTTCCACATCACCCATGTTTATGGCCTGACCGAGGTCTATGGCCCGGCCGTCGTCTGCGACTGGAACCAGGACTGGGACCGCTTGCCGGGCGAGGAGCAGGCCCGCCTCAAGTCCCGCCAGGGCGTGCGCTATCCGGTGCTGGAAGGGTTGATGGTGGCCGACCCGGCGACGCTGGCGCCGGTGCCGTCGGACGGCGCCACGATGGGCGAGGTCTTCATGCGCGGCAACATCGTGATGAAGGGCTACCTGAAGAACCCGCGCGCCACCGACGAGGCCTTCGCCGGCGGCTGGTTCCATACGGGCGACCTCGGCGTGCGCCACCCGGACGGCTATGTCGAGCTGAAGGACCGCTCCAAGGACATCATCATATCGGGCGGCGAGAACATCTCGACGATCGAGGTGGAAGGCGTGCTCTATCGCCATCCGGCGGTGCTGGAAGCAGCCGTCGTCGCCAGGCCCGACGCCCACTGGGGCGAGACGCCATGTGCCTTCGTGACGCTGAAGGACGGCCAGGCGGCGACCGCCGAGGAGATCATCGCCTTCGCCCGTGCCAATCTCGCCCGCTTCAAGGTGCCCAGGACGGTGGTATTCGGCCCCCTGCCCAAGACCTCCACCGGCAAGGTCCAGAAATACGCCCTGCGCGAGCGTGCGCGGAATCTGGACTGACGGCGGCCATCCGGTCAGGCATCGCGGACGGCCCGGTCGACGACAGCCCGGTCGACGGCCGCCCGCAACTGGCCGATGTCGAAGGGCTTGGCCATCATCAGCGAAAAGCCGGCAGCCTCGCGCGCGGCTAGGCCGCCATCGGCCGTCAGGCCGATGACCGGCACGTTCCTGTTGGGTCCGTCGCCCGCGCGCAGGCGCCGGACGGCATCGACCCCGTCCATCACCGGCATGTTCACGTCCATGACGACGGCGGCGAAGACCTGGCCTGCCAGTGCCGCCAACGCCGCCTGCCCGTCGGCCGCTTCGACCACGTCATAACCCCACTGGCCGAGCAGGGTGGCCAGCAATAGCCGGCTGGTGGGGTCGTCCTCGGCCAGGAGGATCGCGCGGCCGGCGGCGGTGACGTCGGGCAAGCTGCCGTCGGGGGACCCCGGGGGTGCCACGGCCGCCTGGGCGAACACTGTGAACCAGAAGCGCGTGCCCACGCCCGGCTGCGACCACACGCCCATGCTGCCGCCCAGCGCCTCGGCCAGACGCTTGGAGATCGCCAGGCCCAGCCCGGACCCGCCGCGCAGCCGGCGGCGCCCGTCGATCATCCGGAAGGGCTCGAACAGGCGGCCGACCGCTTCCCGCGTCATGCCGATGCCGGTGTCGCGCACCTCGTAGCGCAAGTCGACACCGGCATCCTGCGGCGCGGCTGAGACCGAGATCTCGACCGATCCGGCATCGGTGAATTTGACCGCGTTGGAGACGAGGTTCAGCAGGATCTGGCGGGTCTTGCCTTCGTCGCCCACCAGGCGCTCGGGCAGGTCGGTATCGCAGGCCACCGCCAGAGCGAGGCCGCGCTCCAGCGCCAGGGCCTGGAACAGCGCCGCCGATTCGCTGGCCAGCAGGGCTGGCTCGAACACCGAATCATGCCGCTCGATATGGCCCAGCTCGCCCTGGGAATAGTCGATGATGCGATCCAGCATGCCAAGCAGCGACCCGGTCGACCGGCGCATCGCCTCCAGGTAGCGGCGATGCTCGGCGCCCAGCGGGGCATCGGCCAGCAGGTCGGCCATGCCGCGGATGCCGGTGAAGGGCGTGCGCAGCTCATGCCCGACCACGGCCAGGAACTCAGTCTTGGCGCGGTCGGCCGCCTCGGCCCGGGCGCGCGCCTCGGCCAGTTCGTCGGCCATCTGGCGCAGTTCGGCCGTCTGGCGCTGCAGGTCGGCATGGGCGGCCGCCAGTTCGCGCTCGCGCTGCTTCAGTTCGGTCACGTCGGTGCGCAGGCCCACGCGCAGGCCGCTCGGCGTCACCGCCTGGTGGATGACGATCCAGCGGCCGTCGGCAAGCTGGCGCTCGACGCCATCGAACACGCCCTCGCGGTGGCGCCGCAGGATCGCGGCGTATTCGCCGCCCTCCATGTTGCCAAAATTGCGATAGTCGCCATTGCGGATGCCGGCCTCGATCAGGTCGTGGATGTGGGTCCCCGCGACCATGGCCGCGCGTTGGCCGGGGAACATGCTCCGGATCTGCTCGTTGGCCAGGACGACGCGGTCTGCGGCATCGAACAGGATGAAGCCGTTGTGCAGGCTCTCGATCGCCTCCACCAGGCGCTGCTCGGCGCGGGCCTCGGCGGTCACGTCGGTGTGGATGACGACCTTGCCGCCATCCATGGTGCTGCGCTCGCCCGCCAGGATGCGACGGCCATCCACCAGGGTGATGGTATAGGGGCTGCCGGCTGGCGCCGGCCATTCCGCCCGGCGCTGGGCCAGCAGCGCGCCGGCCTCGTCCCGGGCATGGTCGCCCGCCACCATGGCGCTGACGCATTCGAAGAGCTCGGCCATGCTGCGCCCGGGCAGCGGCAACAGCCGCTCCAGCACCGGGTAGAGTTCGATCAGCCGCCGGTTGTGGAAGACGACGCGTTCAAGGCGATCGTAGACGATCATCCCGTCGCGGAGGCTCTGGATCGCATCCCACAACTGGCCCTCGGTCAGGGCGGGGGCCTCGGGATAGAACGATGGCTTCACGATACCCTCTGACCCATCGAACAGGTGAAGCGTCGCCCGCTAATTCTAGCGATAAGTCGCGTCGAAGAAAGCCCCTTCCAGTTCCACCATGGCGCGGAATCGGTCTGCCACCCGCTGCCGCCCCGCATCGTCGAGCAGGGTCGTGGCAGCGTCGAACTCGCGTGCCACCGCGTTCACGAAATCGGCGAATGCGGGCACGGCGTGGAGGTGGATCCATTCCGCATGCTCGAAGCGGACGGGCGCCTTGGCGGCCTCGGCCGACGCCCAGTCGAGATAGATCCATTCCGCCGGCAGCAGGACCGAGAGGATGTCGGCGTATCCGCCCTCGCCGGCCGCGATCAGGAGATCGAGAAACTGCTGCGATTCCGACCACAGCACCGGCGCCGTACGATCGGCCGGCGGCACGCCCAGGCTGTCGAAGCAGCGTTCGAAGTAGGTGTTCTCGTCGCTGGTGAGGACGGCCGCGAAACCGGCGAACAGGCGCTTGCCCGCCATCGTCGGCGCACGCGCAATCGCCAGCCCGACCAGCGAGGTGAGCGTGCCGACGAAGGCATAGTCCTGCACGAGGTAGCCGCGCAGGACCCGGTCGTCGAGCGTGCCCGATCCCAGCTCCTGGACGAAGCGATGGCTGGTGGCCCGCACCCAGCCCTCGTGATTGTCGAAGCGCAGGGCAGCCGACAGGGAGAAGCCGGCGGTCATGGCTGGAACGGCTCGGCCGGGAACCAGCGGGCCGGGGCCACGATGTCTTCCTGCGCCGCCACCAGGGCCAGTTCGTCCCGGCCCAGGGCAAGCGTGCGTTCCAGCACGCCATGGATCGCCGACGCCGCGAAGGCCAGCGCCGCGGGGACCGTCCCGGCTCGCAGCAGGCCCGCCAGGAAGAGGGCGGCCACGAGATCGCCCGTGCCCTTGACGCGGACGGGCACCGTCGGATGAGTGACGAGCCAGGCACCGCCCTCGCCCACCGCCATCATGCGCTGGCAGGACGGGTCGCCGCCGGCCTCCACGCTGGTCACCAGGACCGTGCCGCCGCCGATCTTGCCCGCACGGCCCGTCTTTCCCGTCCGGCCCGTCTCGCGCAGCCCTTGGGCGGCGGCCGCGACATCGGCCAGCGTCGCCAGCGGACGCCCGGTCAGCCATTCCAACTCGAACTGGTTGGGGGTCACGAGATCGGCTGCCGGGACCAGCCGGTCGCGGAACAGCTCGGGGATGCCGGCCGCGACATAGATGCCCTCGGCCCGGTCGCCGATGACGGGATCGCACGAATAGAGGGGCCCCGGCCCGTCTGTCCGCGCCCGCGCCAGCAGGGCCTCGATCGCGGCCCCCACCGCGGCATCGCCGACATAGCCCGACAGCACCGCCCGGCAGCGGGCGAGCAGGCCGCGATCGGCCAATGCCTCCAGCATGCCGGCGACGCGCTCGGCCGGCATCGCCCCACCGTGCCAGCGGGCGTGGCCCGGATGGTTGGAGCCAACCCAGGTCGGCACCGCCCAGGTCTCGAAACCCAGCCGCTGGAGTGGGAACAGGGCGGCCGCGTTGCCGACATGGCCGGACGCGACCCAGGATTGAATGGAGAGGATTGCCATGGCGCGCCAACGCTACCCGCACCGGCCCCGCCCGTCACCGTCCCGTGCGCTCCACTGCCGACGATTGCCCGGGACGGGCAGCGGCCCTAGGGTCGCCGGCACCCGTCCCACCCGCCGGAGCCACCCTGGCCGCAGCCCCGATCCGCCCCCGCCGCAGCGTCCTCTACATGCCGGCCGCCAACGCGCGCGCCCTGGAAAAGGCCCAGACGCTGGATGCCGACGGCTTCATCTTCGACCTGGAGGATGCGGTCGCGCCCGACGCCAAGGTGGCCGCGCGCGACCAGCTTGCCCGGGCGCTCGCCGGCTTCGACTATCGCGGCCGCGAGCGGGTGGTGCGGGTGAACGGCCTGGACACCCCCTGGGCCGCCGACGACCTGCGCATGGCGGCCCGCAGCGGGGCGGACGCCGTGCTGGTGCCCAAGGTCGAGAGCGCGGCCGCCCTGCTGGCAGCCGAGGCGGCCCTGGTCGACGCCGGCGCGCCCGTGGGCATGGCCCTGTGGGCGATGATGGAGACGCCGCGCGCGTTCCTGCGCGCCGACGAGATCGCCGGGGCGACACCCCGCCTGGCCTGTCTGGCGATGGGCACGTCAGACCTGGCGCACGAGCTGCGCGCGCTCCACACGCCCGACCGCATCGCCTTCCTGCCGAGCCTGGGCCTCGGCCTGCTGGCCGCGCGTGCCCATGGGCTGGCGGCGCTGGACGGCGTTCATCTCGATCTGTCCGACGATGCCGGGTTCGAGGCCGCCTGCCGCCAGGCCCTCGTCCTGGGCTTCGACGGCAAGACGCTGATCCACCCGAAGACCATCGCCGGGGCCAACGCCGTCTTCAGCCCGGACCCCGCCCGCATCGCATGGGCCGAGCGCGTGACCGCGGCCCACGCGGCGGCCGAGGCGGCCGGGAAGGGCGTCGTTCTGGTCGACGGCAAGCTGATCGAGAACCTGCATGTGGCCGAGGCGCAGCGCCTGCTCGCGCTTGCGAACGCGATCGGCAATTGAGCGCCGGCGTCGCGTTGACTCGGCCGGACTCGCGGTCTATGTGACTTTCTCTGCGCGGGTCTCGCGCACCTGCCGCTTCCCACGAGGCCGCCCGCATGGCAACCGAACGCGCGACCGGTCGCACCCGACCGATGTCGCCGCATCTACAGATTTATCGTCCGCAGCTCACCACGGTGCTCTCGATCCTGCATCGCATGACCGGGGTGGCGCTTACCGTCGGCACGTTGATGCTGGTCTGGTGGCTGGTCGCAGCCGCCGCCGGCCCGGGGCCGTTCGCCTCGGCCCAGGGCTTCATCACATCCTGGTTCGGGCTGATCCTGCTGTTCGGCTGGACGTTCGCCCTCTTCTTCCACCTGTGCAACGGCATCCGCCACCTGGCCTGGGACGCTGGCCACGGCTTCGATCTGAAGACCGTCTATGCCAGCGGCTGGACCGTCGTCGCGGCCTCCGGGGGCCTGACGGTGCTGGCCTGGATCGTCGGCCTGGCCAGCCGCGGGAGCTGATGCAGATGAAGATGCGTTCCAGCCTGGGCCGCGTGCGCGGCCTCGGATCGGCCAAGGACGGCGTCCACCACTGGTGGGTGCAGCGGCTGACCGCCGTTGCCCTGGTGCCGCTCGCCCTGTGGTTCGTGGCAGCCCTGGTTTGCCAGGTCGGTGCCAGCCATGCGTCGGTGACGGCCTGGCTGTCGTCGCCGCTGCCGGCGATCGTCATGGTGCTGCTGTCGATCGCGACCTTCTACCACGCGGCCCTCGGGCTCCAGGTGGTGATCGAGGATTATGTGAGCCACGAGGGGCTGCGGCTCGTCGCCATCGCGGCGATGAAGCTCGCCTGCTTCGGGCTGGCTGTCGCTGCGATCTTCGCCGTCCTCAAGATCGCGCTCTGACGGGGCAACAGACATGGCTTCCGCCTACAAGATCATCGACCACGCCTATGACGTCGTCGTCGTCGGCGCCGGCGGCGCCGGCCTGCGCGCCACGCTCGGCATGGGCATGGCCGGCCTGAAGACGGCCTGCGTCACCAAGGTGTTCCCCACCCGCAGCCATACCGTGGCGGCCCAGGGCGGCATCGGCGCCGCGCTGGGCAACATGGGGCCGGACGACTGGCGCTGGCACATGTTCGATACCGTGAAGGGGTCGGACTGGCTGGGCGACCAGGACGCGATCGAATACATGTGCCGCAGCGCGATCCCGGCCGTGGTCGAACTGGAGCATTTCGGCGTGCCCTTCTCGCGCACCGAGGAAGGCAAGATCTACCAGCGGCCGTTCGGCGGCCACACGACGGAATATGGCGACGGGCCGATGGCCAAGCGCGCCTGTGCCGCCGCCGACCGCACCGGCCACGCCATCCTGCACACGCTCTACCAGCAGTGCCTGAAGCATAAGGCCGAGTTCTTCGTCGAATACTTCGCCCTCGACCTGATCATGGACGAGGACGGCGTGTGCCGCGGCATCATGGCCTGGAACCTAGACGACGGCACCATCCACCGGTTCCGCGCCCACATGGTGGTGCTGGCGACGGGCGGCTACGGCCGGGCCTACTTCTCCTGCACGTCGGCCCACACCTGCACCGGCGACGGCAACGCCATGGTGCTGCGCGCCGGCCTGCCCTTGCAGGACATGGAGTTCGTGCAGTTCCACCCGACCGGCATCTACAGCGCCGGCTGCCTCATCACCGAGGGCGCGCGCGGCGAGGGCGGTTACCTCACCAACTCCGCCGGCGAACGCTTCATGGAGCGCTATGCGCCGCACGCCAAGGACCTGGCGAGCCGCGACGTCGTCAGCCGCGCCATGACCATCGAGGTGCGCGAGGGCCGCGGCGTCGGCAAGGAGAACGACCACATCATGCTCCACCTGGAGCATCTCGACCCCGCCGTGCTGCATGAGCGCCTGCCCGGCATCTCGGAGACGGCCAAGGTCTTCGCCGGCGTCGAGGTGACCAAGGAGCCGATCCCGGTGCTGCCGACCGTCCACTACAACATGGGCGGCGTGCCGACGAACTATCACGGCGAGGTGCTGCGCCCGACCAAGGCCAACCCGGACGGCATCTGCCCCGGCCTGATGGCGATCGGCGAGGCCGCCTGCGTGTCGGTCCATGGCGCCAATCGCCTCGGCACCAACTCGCTGATCGACCTGGTGGTGTTCGGCCGGGCGGCCGCCCATCGCGCGGCCGAGCTGGTGCGCCCCGGCATGCCGCACAAGCCCCTGGCGGCCAATGCCGGCGAGGGTGCGCTGGACCGGCTCGACCGCATCCGGAACGCCGCCGGCGGCAGCCCGACCAGCCGCATCCGCCTGAAGATGCAGCGGACGATGCAGAACAACTGCGCCGTCTTCCGCTCGGGCGACGTGCTGCAGGAGGGTTGCCGGCTGATCGACGAGGTCAACTCGCAGCTGGGCGACCTGTCGGTGTCCGACCGCACGATGATCTGGAACAGCGACCTGGTGGAGGCGCTGGAACTGGACAACCTCGTTTCGCAGTCGCTGGCGACGCTCTATTCGGGGGCCGCCCGGACCGAGAGCCGCGGCGCCCATGCCCGCGAGGACTTCCCCGACCGCGACGACGCCAACTGGATGAAGCACACCCTGGCCTGGGTCGACGGCAAGGGTGGCGTCTCGCTCGATTACCGCGACGTGCACATGTACACGCTGTCCAACGAGGTGTCCGTGTTCCCGCCCAAGAAGCGCGTCTACTGAGAGGCCGTTGACGATGGCTCAGCTCACGCTGCCCGCGAACTCCAAGGTTGGGGTCGGCAAGACCTTTCCGGCACCCGCGGGCGCCAAGGACGTGCGCGCCTTCAAGATCTATCGCTGGAATCCCGAGGACGACCAGAACCCGCGCCTCGACACCTACCAGATCGACCTCGCCGACTGCGGGCCGATGGTCCTGGACGCGCTGATCAAGATCAAGAACGAGATCGACCCGACGCTGACCTTCCGGCGCTCCTGCCGCGAGGGCATCTGCGGCTCGTGCTCGATGAACATCGACGGCACCAACACGCTGGCCTGCCTCAAGGGCATCGACGAGGTGCAGGGCGACGTGAAGATCTATCCGCTGCCGCACATGCCGGTGGTGAAGGATCTGGTGCCCGACCTGACCCAGCCCTATGCCCAGTACGCCTCGATCGAGCCGTGGCTCCAGACCGAATCCCTGCCCCCGCCCGACAAGGAGCGGCTGCAGAGCGTCGAGGAGCGCAACAAGGTCGACGGGCTGTGGGAATGCATCCTGTGCTTCTGCTGCAGCACGAGCTGCCCCAGCTATTGGTGGAACGGCGACCGCTATCTCGGCCCGGCCATCCTGCTCCAGGCCTATCGCTGGATCGCCGACAGCCGCGACGAGCATACGGGCGAGCGCCTGGATGCGCTCGAGGACCCGTTCCGGCTCTATCGCTGCCACACGATCATGAACTGCACGAAGACCTGCCCGAAGGGTCTGAACCCCGCCAAGGCCATCGCCGAGATCAAGAAGCTGATGATCGAGCGGCGCTGACCGGCGCCGCTCGTCACACGCGGGTAGCTACTCCTTGCCGTCCGGCACGAACATGTAGCCGGTGCCGCGGACCGTCTTGATCACCTGCGGCTTGGCCGGATCGAGCTCGATCTTGCGCCGCAGGCGGGTGATGCGGACGTCGATGCTGCGGTCGAACGGATCCCAGTCGCGATTGTGCGCCAGGTCCAGCAGCCGGTCGCGTGACAGCACCTGGCGTGGGTGCCGGGCAAAGGTCCGCAGCAGGTCGAACTCCATCGCCGTGATCGCCAGCTCGCTGCCGTCGGCGGCAAAGAGACGCTGGCCCGCAAGGTCGAGGCGGCAGGCGCCGAACACGACATGGGCCGATGGCTCGGCCTTGTCGCCCGCCGCCTCGGCCGCGGCTGCGGCCGCCTGCGGCATGCGGCGCAGCACGCTGCGGACGCGCGCCAGGAGTTCGCGCAGGTCGAACGGCTTGGGGATGTAGTCGTCCGCCCCCATCTCCAGCCCGACCACGCGGTCGATCGCCTCGCCGGCCGCCGTCACCAGGATCACGCCGATGCGCGTCTCCTGGCGCAGGTAGCGGGTGAGCGACAGGCCGTCCTCGCCCGGCATGTTGAGGTCGAGCAGGACGAGGTCGACCGGGCCGGCAGCAATCGCCCGCCGCAAGTCGGCGCCGCCGGCCGCCGTGGTCACGGCAAAGCCCTGCATCGCCAGATATTCCTCCAGCGTCTCGCGAATGGCCGGCTCGTCGTCGACCACGACGATATGGGCGCGATCGGCCATCGGCCTCGTCCCCGATCCTTGGTGGAAATAATTGAAACGTCGGTGGACACACCTTTAACCAAAAACGGCTTGGCGAGAAATCTCCGCGAAACGGCCCGCCGTCAATTTCCGCACCGTTCGATGAAGGCCGGAGCGATTTCCGGTCGAGCGTGCGGAGTGACCATCATGGCCCATGCAGCGGCGGGTGCCCGGCAGGCCCCCAAGTTCCGGATCGTTTCCAGTGCAACCGACGCCAACCACGACACCGACCTGGTGGCGCGGGTTGCCGCCGGCGACCGCCTGGCGCTCCGCCGCATCCACGAGCGCTTCCAGCGCCCGCTCGTCGGCTACCTGCTGCGCTTCGTGCGCGACCATGCCGTGGCCGAGGAACTGGCGGCCGAGGTGATGGTCGGCGTGTGGCGGCAGGCCGCGCGCTACGAGGGCCGGTCGTCGCTGGAGACCTGGGTCTTCGGCATCGCCCACAACAAGGCGGTGAGCTGGCTGCGCAAGCGGCGCGAGGAAGGCATGCCCGAGGGCGCGGCCGAGGCGCTGGTCGACGAGCGCGCCGACCCGGAGGCCGAGGCCGAGGCCAGCAGCGTCACCGACATGATGACGCGCCTGATCGCCCGCCTGTCGGCCGAGCAGCAGGCGGCGCTCCAGTTGACCTACTATCAGGAGATGCCGCTGGAGCAGGTGGCGTCTGCCATGGGATGCCCGGTCAACACGGTGAAGACCCGCATCTACTATGCCCGCCAGCACTTGAAGCGGATGCTGGCCGACGAGGGTATCGCGGCGCTGGCGGCCTGAACCCGTACCCACTAGCCTCCCCCGGGAATCCATTCTCGGGGGAGACGCCGGTGCCGGCCAAGAAGCTGATCAACGATCCCGTCCATGTCGTGCGCGAGATGCTGGAAGGCATCGTCGCCACGACGCCGGGCCTTGCCCTGCTCGAAGGGTACAACGTCGTCGTCCGGCGCGACGCGACGGGGGGCGGCAATCGCGAGGTGGCGTTGATCTCCGGCGGCGGCAGCGGCCATGAGCCGGCCCACGCCGGCTATGTCGGCCAGGGCATGCTGCACGCGGCCGTCGCCGGCGACGTCTTCGCCTCGCCCTCGACCGATGCCGTGCTGGCCGCGATCCGCGCGGTGACGGGGCCGGCGGGCGCGCTGCTGATCATCAAGAACTACACCGGCGACCGGCTGAACTTCGGCCTGGCGGCCGCCATCGCCCGCAGCGAAGGCCTGGACGTCGACATGCTGATGGTGGCCGACGACGTCGCCATCCCGGACGATGGCGGCACGGCCGGCCGGCGCGGCATCGCCGGCACGGTGCTGGTGAACAAGGTGGCCGGCGCCGCGGCGGCCGCCGGCGCCAGCCTGGCCGACGTGAAGGCCGAGGCCGCGGCTGCGATGGCCGCACTCGGCACGATGGGGGTGGCGCTGTCGCCCTGCATCCTACCCGGCGCCGCCGCGCCCAACTTCACGCTGGGTCCCGACGAGATCGAGCTCGGGCTCGGCATCCATGGCGAGGCCGGGGTCAGCCGCGAGCGCATGATGCCGGCCGACCGACTGGTGGACATCCTGCTCGACGCGGTCATCGCCGATCGCGGCCTGGCGGCGGGCGACCGGGTGGCGCTGCTGGTCAACGACCTGGGCACCACCACGCCCATGGAACTGTCGGTGGTGGCGCGCCAGGCGGCCGCCCGGCTGGCCATGCGCGGGCTGGTGCTGGAGCGGGCCCTGACCGGCCGCTTCCTGTCCGCGCTCGACATGGCCGGCATCTCCCTGTCGCTGCTGCGCCTGGACGATGCCCGCCTGGCCCGGCTCGACGCGCCGACCGAGGCCACCGCCTGGCCCCGCCTGGCAGCCCGGCGGCCCGCCGGCGCGGCGGCCCCGCGCATCGCCGTGCCGGTGCCTGCCGCCGATGGCGACGATGGGCGCCGGATGGCCGACCTGCCCGGCTTGCGCCCCGCGATATCCGCCGTATGCGACGCCCTGGCGCGCCACGAGCCGGAACTGACCGCACTCGACCGCCAGGTCGG encodes:
- a CDS encoding acyl-CoA synthetase; protein product: MTDSPYDQHLGRNPANHVPLTPLGFLERTAQVYPDRIAVIHGRQRRTWAETHARCRRLASALARRGIGRGDTVAVMAPNVTALFEAHFGVPMAGAVLNALNVRLDAETIAFILDHGEAKVLLTDREFAPTVAKALAMVAHRPVVIDIDDPDGPGGETLGETDYESLLTEGDPDFAWQPPDDEWEAIALNYTSGTTGNPKGVVYHHRGAYLNAMGNVLVWGMPRHATYLWTLPMFHCNGWCFPWTVTALAGTHVCLRRVEAKAIFAAIADHGVTHLCGAPIVMNMLIHAAPADRRALPGTVELMTAAAPPPAAVIEAMERQGFHITHVYGLTEVYGPAVVCDWNQDWDRLPGEEQARLKSRQGVRYPVLEGLMVADPATLAPVPSDGATMGEVFMRGNIVMKGYLKNPRATDEAFAGGWFHTGDLGVRHPDGYVELKDRSKDIIISGGENISTIEVEGVLYRHPAVLEAAVVARPDAHWGETPCAFVTLKDGQAATAEEIIAFARANLARFKVPRTVVFGPLPKTSTGKVQKYALRERARNLD
- a CDS encoding hybrid sensor histidine kinase/response regulator; the protein is MKPSFYPEAPALTEGQLWDAIQSLRDGMIVYDRLERVVFHNRRLIELYPVLERLLPLPGRSMAELFECVSAMVAGDHARDEAGALLAQRRAEWPAPAGSPYTITLVDGRRILAGERSTMDGGKVVIHTDVTAEARAEQRLVEAIESLHNGFILFDAADRVVLANEQIRSMFPGQRAAMVAGTHIHDLIEAGIRNGDYRNFGNMEGGEYAAILRRHREGVFDGVERQLADGRWIVIHQAVTPSGLRVGLRTDVTELKQRERELAAAHADLQRQTAELRQMADELAEARARAEAADRAKTEFLAVVGHELRTPFTGIRGMADLLADAPLGAEHRRYLEAMRRSTGSLLGMLDRIIDYSQGELGHIERHDSVFEPALLASESAALFQALALERGLALAVACDTDLPERLVGDEGKTRQILLNLVSNAVKFTDAGSVEISVSAAPQDAGVDLRYEVRDTGIGMTREAVGRLFEPFRMIDGRRRLRGGSGLGLAISKRLAEALGGSMGVWSQPGVGTRFWFTVFAQAAVAPPGSPDGSLPDVTAAGRAILLAEDDPTSRLLLATLLGQWGYDVVEAADGQAALAALAGQVFAAVVMDVNMPVMDGVDAVRRLRAGDGPNRNVPVIGLTADGGLAAREAAGFSLMMAKPFDIGQLRAAVDRAVVDRAVRDA
- the sdhD gene encoding succinate dehydrogenase, hydrophobic membrane anchor protein codes for the protein MKMRSSLGRVRGLGSAKDGVHHWWVQRLTAVALVPLALWFVAALVCQVGASHASVTAWLSSPLPAIVMVLLSIATFYHAALGLQVVIEDYVSHEGLRLVAIAAMKLACFGLAVAAIFAVLKIAL
- the sdhC gene encoding succinate dehydrogenase, cytochrome b556 subunit — translated: MATERATGRTRPMSPHLQIYRPQLTTVLSILHRMTGVALTVGTLMLVWWLVAAAAGPGPFASAQGFITSWFGLILLFGWTFALFFHLCNGIRHLAWDAGHGFDLKTVYASGWTVVAASGGLTVLAWIVGLASRGS
- a CDS encoding TenA family protein, which translates into the protein MTAGFSLSAALRFDNHEGWVRATSHRFVQELGSGTLDDRVLRGYLVQDYAFVGTLTSLVGLAIARAPTMAGKRLFAGFAAVLTSDENTYFERCFDSLGVPPADRTAPVLWSESQQFLDLLIAAGEGGYADILSVLLPAEWIYLDWASAEAAKAPVRFEHAEWIHLHAVPAFADFVNAVAREFDAATTLLDDAGRQRVADRFRAMVELEGAFFDATYR
- the pdxY gene encoding pyridoxal kinase PdxY → MAILSIQSWVASGHVGNAAALFPLQRLGFETWAVPTWVGSNHPGHARWHGGAMPAERVAGMLEALADRGLLARCRAVLSGYVGDAAVGAAIEALLARARTDGPGPLYSCDPVIGDRAEGIYVAAGIPELFRDRLVPAADLVTPNQFELEWLTGRPLATLADVAAAAQGLRETGRTGKTGRAGKIGGGTVLVTSVEAGGDPSCQRMMAVGEGGAWLVTHPTVPVRVKGTGDLVAALFLAGLLRAGTVPAALAFAASAIHGVLERTLALGRDELALVAAQEDIVAPARWFPAEPFQP
- a CDS encoding HpcH/HpaI aldolase/citrate lyase family protein is translated as MPAANARALEKAQTLDADGFIFDLEDAVAPDAKVAARDQLARALAGFDYRGRERVVRVNGLDTPWAADDLRMAARSGADAVLVPKVESAAALLAAEAALVDAGAPVGMALWAMMETPRAFLRADEIAGATPRLACLAMGTSDLAHELRALHTPDRIAFLPSLGLGLLAARAHGLAALDGVHLDLSDDAGFEAACRQALVLGFDGKTLIHPKTIAGANAVFSPDPARIAWAERVTAAHAAAEAAGKGVVLVDGKLIENLHVAEAQRLLALANAIGN